The Pirellulales bacterium genome includes the window CGCATCTGTGAGGATTGCGAGTTTCTCGGCATTGATCTCGACCTCGGCCGAAATCGTCACGGAGCGCAAATCATTTCTAAAGCCAATAGCAGAGTTCACATCCACGCCATGCCGACCGACGAGGAGTCTGTAGTTGCGCGCCAAACGGTGGCGCTGGCCTTGTCGCGAGAAAAGGAAACATGAGCGATGAAGGCAAGAACTGGATCGCTGCAGCACATGATCGATCAGGCCAGAATCAATAGTCCCATCCGGCTGGCCGTGGTTGGTGCCGGCCGGGGCTTAGTACTTGACGGCTTGCAACAAGCAAAGGCACTCGGCTTGGTCGAACCCTGCTTGATTGGCAACGCCAGCGAAATCGCCGATCTCGCCAAGCAACATGGATGGGATCCTTCCGTCACCTGCATCGCTGCCGGCGGCGGCGACGCGAAAGCTGCGGCAATTGCCGCGCGTCTGGTACGCGATACACGGGTCGACGCAATTATGAAGGGCAATATCCACACAGACGTGCTCATGCGCGCGCTGCTCTCAGAGGCGAGCGGCTTACGCGTCCCGGGCCGCCGCGCGAGTCATGTATTTGTTATCGAAGTGCCGACGTATCCAAAACTCTTGGTCATTACAGATGCGGCAGTCAACATCTCCCCCGATCTCAATGCGAAGGCCCAGATTCTTCAGAACGCAATAGAGGTTGCGAGAGCAATCGGGATCGTTAAGCCCAAAGCGGCGGTTCTTTCGGCGGTCGAAACCGTGAACCTGGCCATTGCGTCGACAATTGATGCCGCGGCACTCACTGTTATGAGTCAGCGCGGCCAGATCTCCGGCGCACTGGTCGACGGACCTCTGGCT containing:
- a CDS encoding bifunctional enoyl-CoA hydratase/phosphate acetyltransferase codes for the protein MIDQARINSPIRLAVVGAGRGLVLDGLQQAKALGLVEPCLIGNASEIADLAKQHGWDPSVTCIAAGGGDAKAAAIAARLVRDTRVDAIMKGNIHTDVLMRALLSEASGLRVPGRRASHVFVIEVPTYPKLLVITDAAVNISPDLNAKAQILQNAIEVARAIGIVKPKAAVLSAVETVNLAIASTIDAAALTVMSQRGQISGALVDGPLAFDNVVSAAAAKEKGVVSEVAGDADIILVPDLVSGNILVKNLECLAGATLAGAVVGLAAPVVLTSRADPSAARVASIALATLIHGSNAVKRPVSSPEAESTVHAAPQFEAACHPLPA